A region of the Amphiprion ocellaris isolate individual 3 ecotype Okinawa chromosome 22, ASM2253959v1, whole genome shotgun sequence genome:
AAAGCCTTCTAAAAAACTTTCTTTCTTCACTGGAAATGATGAAGGAGGACAGATGTCAGAGTAAAGAACATTTTGTGCCTAGATATTTTGGATGTCATCTATTTTTCATGCAACCTCTTCAGGGTGTCCATACACTCAGATTATATGCCATTGTGAGACTGTGTAACACACAGCATTAGGTGAGGGTAAAACTGTAATCTTTAAGTCCAGTGGTGGTACAAGTATTTAGATCCTTTGAGTTTTTAAGTTAAAGTTTCAAtacagcaatgaaaaaaatgctgtaaacaagaaaagtacctcaatacagtctagacattgttaatgtggtaaatgactgttttagctggaaatggctcatttttaatggaatatctacatagaggtacagaggaacatttccagcaaccatcactcctgtgttctaatgctacgttgtgttagctaatggtgttgaaaggctcattggtgattagaaaacccttgtgcaattatgttagcacatgaataaaagtatgctTAAGTCTCTCTCGGTGTCTTTCAGTTTGTATGTCTCAAATTGAGACCCGTTTAGAGCCTGAAATCACCGGTCAAATCTACAGTCCCTTCTACCCCAGCATGCTGCCCCCGCAATGCTCCTGTACCTGGAAGTTTAAggtagacaaacacacactaacacgcAAACATAAATTCATATTGATTTTTAttgactgtgtgttttattattttccaatAGACTCCTAAATCAGCTTTAGGAGTTGCACTGCATTTCCAGAACTATGTACTGAAACCGAAGGACCTGAAGGGCTGTGACAGCGGCTGGTGGAAAGTCAATGAAATGATGTATGCGGCTACATTCATGTTTGAActataaacaaaatgacttatTTCTCTTATAATTCTGTCCATATTTCCAAGTATCTACAGCCAAATTAATCATCTTTTTGCAGAATATCCTGAAGAGATTATCCATGAACGTGTTTGCCTGACATGAACATCCTGTAATGGTTTTCCTGATTGTTGGCCTCCTTCCACAGTTTCTGTGGCAGCTACGTTGGACACCGCACGGTGTTTCGGATCGCTGACCACAGCCCAGACGTGGAGTTTCGCTGCAGCTCACGTAACTCTGTTCAGCCCTTTCAGGCGTCTTACAGCAGCTACAATGTCAGCCAACGTAAGCAGTGCATGGCTAGAGTGAGATTCATTGCAACAGGCAGGATGCAGCGTAGGAAATGACTGATCATACGTGCTTCATTGTACTTTAATGTGGATGTGAGTTAATGACTTTGTTATGATTCTAAAATTACAATATGCTttacacagagaaaacattttgcAACTTCATATAGTAGAACTAtttttgtttctgcagcttttgCATCATTTGTTGTCACCTCCTGTTCAGTGTGGTGCCTTTCAGTCAGTCACTACTCTCgaaataaaacaatgtttgatgcacttattgtttatttaaagcTAACAGTGATTTAGTTCTACTCTGCATCCTGCTCCTAACCTAACCTGACACGTGTACTCTCTTTTGTGTTCACCAGCCTGTCCAGAGAGCCACTTCTTGTGCAACTCAGGATTGTGCGTGGAGAAAAGTCGACGCTGTGACGGCCTGGATGATTGCCAGGATGAGAGCGATGAGGTCCTCTGTTGTAAGTTGTATTACAGGTTACATAATATGGGTGTTTCAACGAGTAAGGAAAGTGGCATTTGGATTAGTTGGGTTTGATTTCATCTGTTTCAAATGGCATTATGAGATACTGAACACTGGGGATGTCCTGATTCAGTCACAATAGCAACAAGGCATTTTTTTAACGAATCAGTATCAGCTCTGTAGAGCACAAACCTGAAGCCTGATTATCTACAAATTCATCAAGCTGGATGAGCAGGCCATAGCTGTGGTAGAGAATACAggtttttatcttctttttgaGCTTTTTGAGCAACACTACACCCTACCATCCCAACACAACATTTCAGATGATGCCCTATTAGAGCTTTACAGCAAGCTTCATAAACACGTACATAATAAGTAGCAACTTGGAGGCAGAAATGCTATTTTTGTCTTAATATATTTCAGAACTACTCGGTTGTCAAGCATATAAACTGACTTCAACCtatttgaagtgtgtattaACTAGGAAACTTGCATCAGATTGGAACTTTGTTATTGTGAAGGTCTGTCATTTGATGTGTGTTTAATCATATTTGCCTGTGGGATCATTCTTGCATTGGAAAAGGTTGTGTGTCTTTACAGCAAGGCCCACAAAGAACTGTGGTGGCAACCGTCCTCTGCATCCTTTGTTCGTTTGCAATGGAGAGACAGACTGCCACGATGGAAGAGATGAAGTGAACTGCACTCAGGGTAtgcttttttttgcaggtttttaaagtaaattatgtctgttgttttgtcttttaaccACCAataactgcagtttgttttgttagaAACGACCTGCTCTGCAATCCGTTATCAGTGCAGAAGTGGCTCCTGCATCCTGAAAAAGAATGCAAAGTGTGATGATGTTCCTGACTGTCAGGACCACAGTGATGAGGTAGACTGTGGTAAGTAAACGACACTACCAGCTCCATGTGCACACAGtcacagtaaaagaaaaacaatcaataacacaactacagattttttttaacttatatCCACATATATCCCgcaaattgtcatttttttaagtgACTGAAAGGCCAACATGGAGTATGATGCAATGTTTTGAACTATATGTGAACTCTAAGagatgaaatgtatttattttttaataattataaatgaataataaaatactgtaattatGTACTTTTATGGAGTAAATTCTAGTTACCTTTAGTGCCGTTTACCAGCACAACAATATGTTCTCAAAATCATTCAAATATGCATTAATCAACTGTTTACCGATGAAGTAGTTGATATGTTTGCTTTAACTTTTATTCACACTAGAATGTGTTTCAGGCTAGGAGGGTTGAATGATTTTATTTGCAACTGCATTTTCTGAACTATAGCTATAAGATGTTGCTGAAATGCTGTTTACTCAACCTTTTTATCTTTTCCTCAACTTTCTGCCTTACTACTATCATAATTATTGTCAGGGACAGGTCTTCTTAAATATAGACCAAGTCTATGACTCAATCTAGGCTAGAATCGCAAAGATTTGCTTCTGTACCATCTGCGCTTTCTATTGTTAATGATGTAGTTGGTGCATAGTGATGATACTGCCACTACTCTGCCAGTTCTCTCCCACTTCCTTTATGGTTTCATGAGAAAGTTGTTATTTTATAACCCACTGGGCAGTGAGCTCCAAACCTGCTGACACGCAGCACTGAGGTGACCTCAACTCTCTGCTGTTATTTTATCACAGATGAGGTCTCAAGGTGATGGGAACAGGCCGGCCTTTGATCACTCCCTGATACTGGGCATACATGCACCCGTGTatacgcacatgcacacacactcacatcagAGCTCTAACTTTTAATAAGGTGGCAGCAGAGCTGCTGGCTGTGGTGATGACTCAGCATGTCAGCATAAGTGCTTAGTGTAGGTGTGTAGCAAACACACATATTGTATGCTTTACACACTGAAAGAGCCACAGAGTGCACATATAAGCTCTGAATAGATCTATAAACTGCACAAACAGTACAATTATATTGTGTATCTCTCACTGAGGGACGCTCCTCCCTGTTAATGTCTTAAAATTTGACTACAGCATGATGATACTAAATATATTGCAGCTGTCAACACATACAGAGTctataaaaagtacaaaaactgaGTAGCtgagcaagaaagagactagtgaggaaGGCCACTAAGACAGCAATGACTTCTCTAAAGCAGTAACAAGCTTTAGTGGCTGAGATTGATGGCTattcatacaacaactgttgctCAATTCCTTCACCAGTCACAGCTTTATGGGAGGGTGACAAAGAAGGAAAGCCACTGTTGAACAAAAAGCTTACATTAAATCTTGACTACAGTTTGCCAGCAGGCATGTGGGGGATTTTAAAGTCCGCttgaagaaggttctttggccTAATGAGATCAAGATTGAGTTTTTTGGTGATCAGACTAGACATTACCTTCAGCGTACATCAAACACACATCCCCAttctgaagcatggtggtggcaacatcatgatgtcgggaagcttctcagcagcaggccttGGAAAGCTTGTTAAGGTTGACGGTAAAGCGATGGCAGAAAACTACAGGAAATCCTTCAGAACAACCTGAttcagtctgcaagagaactacGACTTGgcagaagatttgttttccagcaagacaatgacctgaagcatacagccaaagctacgcaaaaaatacttaaagactacgaggtgaatgttctggagtggcagAGTCAGAGCCCAGTTCAATTAGGAATTTCTGGCTGGACTTTAAAAGCACTGTTCAGCCATTATCCCTGTgtaacctgacagagcttgagcaATTTTACAAAGAAGAATGGGGGTAAATTTGCAATTTCTATATGTGCAAGGCTGATTGAGACCAATCCAGATGGGCTCAAAGCTGTAATTACTGTAAGCTGTTAATACTAAATTGAAGGTATGaatcacatattttacattttatagttttatttcattgacattttttcctttaatagaCATTTTTGCATCCTACAATTGGATACATTACCCATTATACCATATCTGTACACATGAAAGGcttattatatctttatttttatcctcattttacttttgtatttgtttttcttatttcctACTGTGTTTCATATATATCTTGCTGCTGTAACGTGAATTTCTCCAGTAAAGGTTCTGTGAAgtttttcttattctgttttcactttgacatgaaagaatctttatttagtaaattcttgtcaataaAAGCCTAATTAAATTGGCCATAATTCAGtactgaaatacaataaaaacttcCCCATTTGAAATCTTTTTATAGGCACTCTCTTTGTACAtgctctaacacacacacatatactgtTTGCTGCTTAAACTGAAATAAGTATAATATAACcaatttaacaataaaatcCATCACtgcctcctcctcagcctgtgGTCGTCCCTCCCCGCTGAAGAGGGTGGGTTCATCTAAAGTCACCGAACGCATCGTGGGTGGAGTTAACTCAGGGGAAGGGAAGTGGCCTTGGCAGGTCAGCCTTCACTTCGCTGGGAGTCTGTACTGTGGTGCTTCTGTCCTCTCGTCTGATTGGCTCATCTCAGCTGCACACTGCTTCAGCAAAGAAAGGTTCGTCAGCCTCACTGCTGATACGCTTCTTTCTAGATGCTGGACTCCACTACCAGGGTAATGATGTGAAAGCCTCGGGTTCAGTTCTTAAGGTTAATAACAATGTAGTGGTTGCCGGCCCCTTTAGATTGTGGCATCTTGGAACAAATCAGCATCTGCTCGCATCACGTTGTCACAAGTTTCTTCTTAGAGAGaatgatttgttaaatattcattgttcttaataaatgtttcagtcaaaagaaagaaacagtaaGAAAGAGATAAAGGTTTATCGTGAGTACATTTGAGAGTGGAACCACTGTGCATTGTAATGACTATGAAATTATGTTTTGAGGTGTGATACTtggaaaatacaatgaattttgttctcagtttgaaaaaaaaatcgtctTCCAAtcctaaaaagaaaaagcatatTATAAATACTGTACAACAGATTTGGACCTGATATTTTCATTGAAAtagtgacaaaatgaaaataactgattaataatGACTTTTTCATATTATTGATCATTCctatttttcctcattaaatcaaaacatgatcaaaatgaataCAACAATGGTGTCTATCAACTGACACTTTGTTATAGAACAAGTATTCTATTGTACTTTTACAAGTATTAGATTATCAGCTGCAAGGATACTGTTTCATCCTGTTGATTTCATGAATGGTTCTGTAGTTGCGTATCAACTCATCTGTTATCAAGTTGTATTAGATCCAGTGTATTTCAATAAAATGTTCTCAATCTCAGCCTTTCACCCCTGCTCTCTGACTCTGCAGGTTCTCTGACCCACGGTACTGGAGCGCCCACCTCGGCATGCTGACGCAGGGCAGTGCCAAATACGTGGCGGAGATCCAGCGAATTGTTGTGCACGAGTATTACAACGCCTATAACGCGTTTGACTATGACATCGccctgctgcagctgaagaaaTCCTGGCCTCCCTCCCTCAGCCCGCTGGTCCAGCCTGTGTGCCTGCCGTCCTCCTCCCACACTGTCACCGAGAGCCACCGCTGCTGGGTCACCGGGTGGGGATACCGATCCGAGGACAGtaagaaaaaacaatgacatttatACCTCATAATGTCCTTCATAATAAACCACAGTGCCAGAAAAGCTGAGGTATACCAAAAACAGAGATTCATTATAGTCGTTACTGTAATTTCATTCCTCAACAATTATTATCTGCTTTCCTTTAGAATCAGGCTTGGTTCACCTGCTTCCTACATTTAACAACACTAAGGGTAGGACAAGATAACAGTGCAGCAATACATCttactgcttgtttttgtcatacaTTATCAATACACTggtgccagattttttttattgaaacatGCAAGCCCTATAAACGGTTTCCCACACCAATTTAATTCACCATCAGTATTATTAATCTGTGATGTCTGTCTCTGAACAACACCATTGCTTTATCTGAGCATTGTGGCATAAGATGCATCAGTTATTGCTTCCTGTCATTATTAGGTGTGACAGTGCCTGCTGAAATGgtttatgatgtgtttttgcCAGTCTTATACAGTATAAACATTAAATGCACTCCTGTGTTTTGCTCATTAAAACCTCACTGCTAAATTGCATTTGTCCCAGATCAAACCCATTTACTGAGTGAGAGCAGAAACACAAGCCATTTCCTGACTAATGAGCATTTAATTTCTCCACCTGTTGTATGAATCTCCTGAACTGTCCAGAACATCCAAGGCAATTAAGAATATTTAAAACGCCAACATTTCAAGTTGTCTGCTTGTTATGCTGCAGCCCAAAGTACCTCTGTTCTCTCCTAAATCTATTGGTGCAGACATTTGGAGTTGCATTATTGATGAGACAGAGttcatttacttcatttttaaatgtttattcttGTCATCTTCACTTGTCATGCTTCTGTCATGTGATGCTTCATCTGTAACATCTTTGTGAACTTCTATACTCCTTGTTAGCCactatgtctgtctgtctaaagCCCCCCAAAACAATgtggaaatgttttttgtcatttgcatgGTCTGTTTCCACATTTTGCCCTTTTGCAGACAAGGTGTTGCCCTCAGTGCTGCAGGAAGCAGAGGTCTCCATACTGAGCCAGAATGACTGCAAGAAGATCCACAGCCTCGTCTCTCCTCGCATGCTGTGTGCTGGGGTCCCCTCAGGAGAGCGAGACGCTTGTAATGTAAGCCGCCATCATCTGCATTTTATTGAGTGAGAGAATCAAAGTGGCGTGGATGCTTTTGAATAACCGCTCATGCGCTGTTCTGTAATCTCAGGGGGATTCGGGGGGTCCTCTGTCCTGTCAGGCTCCTGGCGGGGGTCGCTGGTTCCTGATTGGGATTGTCAGTTGGGGGGTCGGTTGTGGCAGAGAAAACCTACCTGGAGTCTACACCCGGGTCAACAAGTTCACCTCTTGGATCTACAGCCATATCAGCTGACATGATGACATTCATCCATTGCCAGCAGATTGTTACATAGTCTGCTgctcaaaacaaataaaataatcaccGGAGACTGTGtactttgtgctcat
Encoded here:
- the tmprss7 gene encoding transmembrane protease serine 7, translating into MGSQHEENEKTSSNDDAPQQDAASIADVSVEVSTVDHMLQKLRRKFRKTRRKPKGLKRLLAYLLNIPHIAVITTAVVFVVVVIIWSLLWVFIFRRESNTGVYFAGMFRVAQVEFIPEYRQAESHEFASMANKIQHVVSNVYKMSSLSKLYKQTVISDLSNNNKGGVLVHFWMVFVVPRLKRPAMCDECIGAIFRDSVHTSLRNRSSVGYLLGLPVDIDSILINSVQRSDYTSSVTGSQCVDKLYANLPGARVPLNVFSSWGGVSCQMKLTGVPGFLIRLTITSFHIEPSDCVNDALVVYDALLPMRGRILHRLCEPTSSSFSIVTTSNVMLLSFRMTNGNKSFRGHFEAIAEEICMSQIETRLEPEITGQIYSPFYPSMLPPQCSCTWKFKTPKSALGVALHFQNYVLKPKDLKGCDSGWWKVNEMIFCGSYVGHRTVFRIADHSPDVEFRCSSRNSVQPFQASYSSYNVSQPCPESHFLCNSGLCVEKSRRCDGLDDCQDESDEVLCSRPTKNCGGNRPLHPLFVCNGETDCHDGRDEVNCTQETTCSAIRYQCRSGSCILKKNAKCDDVPDCQDHSDEVDCACGRPSPLKRVGSSKVTERIVGGVNSGEGKWPWQVSLHFAGSLYCGASVLSSDWLISAAHCFSKERFSDPRYWSAHLGMLTQGSAKYVAEIQRIVVHEYYNAYNAFDYDIALLQLKKSWPPSLSPLVQPVCLPSSSHTVTESHRCWVTGWGYRSEDNKVLPSVLQEAEVSILSQNDCKKIHSLVSPRMLCAGVPSGERDACNGDSGGPLSCQAPGGGRWFLIGIVSWGVGCGRENLPGVYTRVNKFTSWIYSHIS